caattactcaatccaaacaaactatttaaaaaatgaagtgaATTCAATTATAAGTAAATACtatgtatttcaatttcttggaATTATTCAAATCCCTCgtccaaacacaaggtaaagCAATAGTGAAAGGGTAGGTTGCAAGCATTGAGTATGGGGTTTATCCATGCAAGTGAACTAAAGCAATACAAACATACTATATTTACATCAGTATTTTATTTAAGGTATGTTTGCAAGAAACCAAAACAAAGATAATAAATGATGCAAAATGTTATGCTTTGTGGGGTGATAATATAAAATGGGCTTATGCTATTCCAGACAATGGTACATGAGGAAATATCTGTATGTGGCATAAAAATCTATTCACATTGGAAAACTATAGCATAAGCAAAAGCTTTCTAATCATAAAGGGTAATTGGGGAGAGAAAAAATACCTTGTGAACGTTTACTCAACTTGTGTGtacaatgaaaaaaagaaaatatggaaGGAAATAATGAAGTGCAGAAGAAGTGATAACAATAAATTGTGGTGTAGGAATGAAAAGGGTTAGGGTTAAACCACAAGAGAACTGTTCCGATCCGACCCAAATTTGTCTGGCAATAATGGTTAGGAACAATGATCGTGTTTCTCAGATATTGTCCGCTTTGGAGTGGCGTGGAGCTTCGTCAcgattttgtctttaaaaggcGCCTCAGAAGGTGAAAGGAAAAAGGAGTATTTAAACTGTGTTTAACCTTGATTCCTAAGCGATGTGAGACTAATTGGGTGTACAAGAACAATATATAGGAGATACATTGAGGCAATACAATTGTTTGAATTACCAATTATTTGGAGAAAATGTACTTGATATAGAGCGGGTGGAATGACAAAAAGTAAACTAGATAGAGTGCTAGTGTCGCTCGAATGGATCGATATCTAGCCTCATAGTAATTGGTTGCTAAATGAGCAACAAAATCTGTGGTGAAACAAAACTCTAGAATTAATTGGTTGGAGTCAGGTGATTTTATCGCAAGGTTCTTTCACTTGACAACTCATTGGAGAAAGGCAAAGAACCAGATGATTGGTGTGACCATAAATGGTGAATTGTGTGAGGACCTAGAGGTGGTGAAAAAAGGGATAAAGGCTTATTATgcagaaaaattaaaagagaaaatacaATTCATTATAGGCCTTGGAAATGTTGAATTCAGTGGAACTTCTGATGAAGATAATCAACCGTTGACAAAAGAATTTTCAGAAGAGGAGGTTAAGATAGTTGTATGGAAGTacgaaagtaataagagttcgGGCTCAAATggatttaactttaattttatgaagAAATTATGCAACAAAATTAAAGGAGACATCCTAAATGACATTAATTGTTTCTTTTCTACTAGAATATGGCCTGTAGAATGCAATTCATCATTTTTAGCTCCTATACCAAAATGTGATAACCCATAACATGTAGATGAGTATAAGACTATTTCCTTAGTAGGTTGCATCTACAAGATCATATCTAAAACTTTGTCCCTAAGGATGAAAAAGGTACTACATAAGGTTGTGGACCTATCTAGTTTGCATTCTTGGAGAGTAGAAGGCTACTTGATAGTGTGGTGGTTACAAATGAAACTATAGATGAAAATAGAGGAAAATGATGGAAATGAGAAAGTGCACGATTCAATTACATTGGAGTTCTTGTTCGATATGATGGAAAGGATGGTTTTTGTAAGAAATGGATTAAATGAATAAAGGAATGCTTACAATCATCAATCATCCACAAATTGATCATAATTTGAAAGACATCTAAGATCATAATGTGATCAAATATGACTCAGTGAGGGGAAACATAAAGTTTTCTAATTTTGGCTAAAGTATTGTTGGATGCAACTAATGGTTCTTATTCTGTTCTATATATTTAACCATtagttttaatttcaatttctagtgttgtatataaatattagaaaggAAAATTAGGCTGAATAAAATACCAAACACTATAAACATTTATATCCTAAAAGGGAAGTGAAAATTGTAGTATGCATGACATTGAGGAATGGATGTCTTGTACTTACCAAACGCCTCAGGAAGAAGAACTTCATATACTCATTACTGTCATGGCTGATAGATTACCTGAACATATGAGAAAAACTGAGTTCATAGGAAAAACTATAATATAAGGATTCATTGTAGCAAGATATGTTCACGAAACAACCTTTGGATAGTTGTGTTGAGATCATCGTGAAAGGTTAAATCAGAATCCTTCGATGTTTTAATCTCCAAAAATATTGGCACTTTTGTGACTCCTTCAGAGAAAGTTTTCATATTGGGGCATTTAGCTACCATCACAGttttcaaatatgaaaattgCAATGTGGCATTTCCTGAATAAAAGCATATTAGCTTTGGTAAGAAATTCAGCTTAATTGATCTTAGCCGTCCAAATACCATTTCATCACAcccatcttcatcttcctcttttGCAATTTCTTTGATTGATTCACACTCCTTTATGCTTAGAGTCTCAAGTTTCACCAAACTTTTTAGTGTTGCGAATGTGAATAAATACTCCATCTTTTCACAGTGCTTCACAGACAACTTTTTAAGATTGATGAAAGACACTGCACACGAAACTATTTTTTCTACCCGAGGGCAAGTTCCAAGCTTTAACCATTCAAGCTTTGTGGAGTACGGTTGTACCCACGTGTGCTCTAAACCTATAGACTCTAACTCACTTAATTCCCACAAAGATAATTGTTTCAATCCAGCAAGTACATTGTCGTGAACTTGAAGCTTTTGAGAGGGAAATATCTCCTTCATGCCAAACCATTTCTGTACtgtaagataaaataaattgggTACCTTGTGAAAGAAATCAAAAGGCAAACTATCTTTCCCATTGTTATCATCCTCAAAGGACAGTATAAGAATGAATAATTTAGAAAGGTCTTGTGGCCAACGTGCATCACTCATAAGCTTAATGTTTTCCTCATTCAGTGTCAATCCCATTAGTTTGGGAGAAACCTAGCAATTGAAGTCAAACAAATTCATAAGACAATGTGTTGAGCTAgttaatgaaaagaaaaggaaacacAAAGGGTTAAATTCTAATGCTTCATTACCTTTTCAATCGAGAATAAAGGTTGTTGTAGCGGCTTAATTGGAGCCTCTATAACTTCATCTTTATGACTGTCATCAGAATCTGATGTGAATAGCTTCAGCTTAGGACAACATTCCACAAGTAACGAACCTAACAAGGGACATTCTAGATAATGTTTTCTAGGGTAAAAGCAACTCAACAGTGGCATGTTTTTAAGATATAGAAATGACAAACGAGGGAATTCAAACATTATTGTTGTTCCATTATCTTCCCTTCCAACTATTTCTACCATTTTCTCACACCTCTTTAATTCAAGTGACCACAACTTTCCAAGATTTTTGGCAAGTGATAAAGGGAATAATGTTACTAGGCTTCCACAACCATCAACATTCACTTCTTCCAAATTGGAAAAGCTCACAATTCCTTCGAGATTTTTCTTCCATACGCattttaaatttgacaagtgttttaaagtaagttttttcAAACCAAAGATTATTCCCCTTGTCTCAACCTCAGTCTCATCAGTGTCAAATATTACTTGCACTACATCGGAGCTATGCACATTCAATTCTTCTAAGTTCCTCAAGTAAGGAAGTATATGAGATGGAATTACAATAACTCTCTTGCATGTTGCATCAAATTCCAATTTCTTAAAACTGCCAAAGAAGTTAATCGAAATAACTGGATTTTTGTGTTGCACTCCTGTCCTCTCAAGATAATCATCTAGAATCATTCGCTTTGAATAGTCAAAAAAATCctgaaaaaggaaacaaaatgaGATGTTAATATACAAGCACATGGCTCCGTATTTAACTGAGATCATATTGTGAAAtctaaattatttcatattagagctcatttttctttctattgtCCAGTTAAATTATGAGCTTAAATTCTACACCCACTTttacattttcaaataaaaatgagcTTAGATATAAAAGTAACATCATTTGAACGAGTTACTTAGGTCACCTTTGTAATAGtccttattttatattatattatattctatcattattattattatattattatttatttttataatgtgtGCAAAACCTTTAAACTGAAAAAGGAGCAgaacaacaataaaacataactaaaggtatattttgaaagtgtattCCGATAATAACCGTTTGGATTTggaatataagaaataaaattatctttaagaATGCACTCTGGATAAGGAAGCGATATTTTATTTAGCACATATTAAAGTTTGGACATGGTAACAcataaattcaacaaaacatTCTTTTCATATCTAATTGGTATCTTTGTCTCCTTATTTGTACAAGATCCATATGGTAGCCAATGAAGGAAGGTGTGAACTGGGAAGTAGGTTTGGTTAGTTTTTGGAAAATCTCTATCTGATTTGGTAAGGACCTAATACACTAAAATAAGGTACTTATGGATAAATTTGTAGAATATATTTGCAAGGAACTAATTTTGTGAAAGAAACTTATCTAGCTACTTCTTGGGCAGACCTATTATATCTCTACATATCAGAAAgtagaattaaatataaagaattaatttaaagaaaattaagagtCAGAATCTATTATCCTAAATTCCagtaaatagaaatataattaaaccttCAATTAATAATGAGAGAGATTCAAAGAATTATagaactaataaaaaatagtgaaaataactACATTGCGTCTCAATAATGATTTTTAGATTcctaaattatctattttttaatgaaagttaaattccttaattaattaaactcaTGTCCTACTCATacttaaatgaaattttaaataaaaggacATTATAGGGGGTTCTCGTGCAAGCACTCGTAAAAGAAGGAAGATAACATTTGAGCACGAATAGATcgtgagaaagaaaaaaaataaaatacaagagCATACACAATATAGGGTGGTTCTGAGAAGATTCATGCAAGTTACTCTTTTTGTTCAGTGAGGGAAAGGATAATAGAGGGAAATATCTTCTTAATTAGTATCATTAAAGAAACTCGTTAATTTTCCAGGAAAAACTCGTTAATTTATATTAGCGTATCGCGTATGTGTGTTATGTTAGTAGATgataataatgtaatgttattaagttaatatataaaataaatttatatttattaaaaataaagtgaaatgaatagaaaaattaattattgatgaataaaaaaagataaacagttttataaaaaataagtaaaaataaccattaattttaaaaatttaataaataattatattgtaaaaagtaaaattggtattataacatataaacacaacaaagagaatcttctttatatattgttatagattaaagaaactattttattgtttaattaccTGAGAATTTATTTAGTGGTGGTCTAAAGTTAGTTTGGATatttataataagtaatttttttataataaaatatatataattaatatccaCACAGAGAAGGTTATGAAGTGTTTGtgactaaaaaaacaaataaagatgAATCTAAGAAATAATGGAAGATAACCAGTCACCAGATAAGCCATAATGGGATATTTGGTTAATGAAATTTCCAATCAAACAAAGGGACGAGAAAGGTGGTAATTATCGAAGGATTTTACAAACACTTGAAGAATTTTATGAGCAGATTCGTTGATAATTATTTGCAGAATTTTTACTCCGTTGGTAAATTTTATAAGACTTTATTGATGGATTTTCTAATGTTGGTAATATTGATTTACAAACAGATTCTAAGAATTACTAATGGATTTTAACTgttaataatatcaaaaaaaaatttaatgaaaaaatgttATAGTTTTGGCATAACAAGGTTGTGTCACTAAATTAGCCAGAtacaaaaaaacataacaattgAATATGGAGAATGCATTCTTACCTTTGTGTGAAATGACTTCTCGATTACTGTGTTGAGATCATTCTCCAAGAGTAAATCAGAATCCTCAATTGATGTATGAATGTTCTTAAAACTTGTCACATTAATGATTCCTAGGGAGAATGTTGTCATATTGGGACATTCAGTTACCAACACGTTGTTGAGACACGAGCATTGCAAAGTGGCATTTCCTGAATAAAAGCTCACTAGTCTTGGTAAGCAATTCAGTTGAATCAATGTGAGTCGTTCAAATACTATCTCATCACaaccatcttcatcttcattttttacaatttctttGATTGATTCACACTCCCCTACAATTAGGGTCTCAAGTTTCACCAAAGTTTTGAGTGTTGAAAATGTGAATAAGTACACCATCCTTTCACAGTGTACCACTTGTAACTCTTTAAGATTGATGAAAGACACTGCacaataaactattttttctacTCGACGACAATGGTAAAGCTGTAATAGTTCAAGCTTTTCAGAGTATGGTTGTACCCATGTGTGCTCTAACCCTACCCAATCTAAATCTGGTACCACATTCAAGAATAATTGTTTCAATCCTTTAAATATTGTGTCGTGAACTTGAGGCTTTTGAGCGGGAAATATCTCTTTCACACCAGAGCATGTTTGTAGAATAAAGTGTTCTAAATTGGGTACCCTGTGAAAGAAATCAAAAGGCAAGGTACCTTTCTCATTGTTATAATCCTCAAAGCACAACCAAAGAACCTTTAACTTGTAAAGAAGGTCTGGTGGCAATTGTGCATCACTCAACAACATAATGTTTTTCACATTGAGTTGAAGATTCTTCAATTTGGAAGAAGCCTAACAATAGACCaaacaaattcaaaagaaaatatatagtTGCTTGTTAGTTAGAAGCTAtagaaggaaaatatataatgaaagaAAAGAGAGCACAAAGGTGTCAAAGTGTTAATGGTTCATTACCAATATTTCAATTGAGAACAGAGGTTGTTGTGCTGGGCTAATTGGAGCCTCTATAGCTCCTTTTTGACCATCATCTAAGTTTGATATGAATAGCTTCAACTGAGGACAATAACTGATATATAATGTATCTAACAAGGGACATTCTAGATGATGTTTTCCGAGATAAAAACAACTCAAGAGTGGCATAATGGAAAGAATTAGAATGGACAAACAAGGGAATATAAATATAACCGTTGTTCCATGTTTCATTGCATCTCCCTTTTCAACTATTTCTACCAATTTCTCACACTCTTGTACTTCAAGTTTCTTAAGCTTCTCAAGATTTTTGGCAAGGGATAAAGAGAACAGTGTTACCAAGCTTCCACAACCCTTGACATATACTTCTTGTAAATAGGGAAAGTTAACAATTTCTTTGGGATTTTCATTCCACACACATTTCAAATTTGGCAAGTTTGTTAAAGTAAGTTTTTCCAAACGAAAGACCATTCCGTTCGTTTTGACATCAGTCTCATCAATTTCAAATATTACATGTACGGTATCAGAATCATGCACAAGCAATTCTTTTACGTTCTTCAAGTAAGGAAGTACGTGACGAGGAATCAAAATATCCCTTTTAAATGCTGCATCAACTTCCAATTTCTGTAAACAATTAAACAAGTTGTCTTGGAAAATAGGTTTACCGTACCGGACACCTTTCGTCTCAGGATAATCAATAAGTCTTACATGCTTTAAATATTCAAGAGCAAcctagtaaaaaaaaaatgtcaggAGTGCATGGCAATCTATAATTGAATGATGATATGAAAGGTCTTTATACTTTGATTGAATGAAATCCTTATGTTAAATATACCCCTTTAGTAACTATTTCTCCTTATTTTGATGTACGATAAAGATAACAATTTATATGCTAAATTATGCTAGATATTTGGATATCAATCAAACTTGACTATGCAAAGAAGAAACCTTAACCTATCAAACTAGGAAATAAATATACTTAAATTAACATATGTACATGCTTCATATTATATGTTTCTGGCGGTGATATAATTACTAGATGCAAACATTttcaatgaaattaaaattagatattttaatgtGTACCTTGAAATGTTTCAGCAGAGTTGTATTCAAATCACCTTCCCAATAccatttctctttttcttcgaCTACAACATGTATTTTTTGTAGTTTTGGAGTCCTTTGCAATTCACAAAATTTTGTCATTTGAAAGCATTCACTCACTATTAATTTTTCTAGTAGTGGGAATTTTATGTCACAATTCTTGACATTAGAGAAACTTATGAGATTTTGTAGAGACACCAATTCTAATGACTTCAATTGCTTGAACTCAATCTCTTCCACTTTTTCCTCTACATTATCTGCAACAATTTCCACAATCATTGGACATGAAATTACTTTCATCGTGTTGAGTTGAACCAAGGTTTTTGCAATTGAGGTTGTCATTAAATTCCTCATCATACAGTTTGTCACTTCTAAATATCGTAAGTAACTAAAAGATATCGGGGATGACGCTAGATTTCTCAATTTTGTACATTGTTGAATGATCAAGCATTCTACCCTTTGAAGAAGCACATTATGCTCAAATCCAATCTCTTCTAAAGGCCAAATGCATTTTAATTCCAACTCTTTAAGTTGCATAACAACACCTATTTTTTCACGTGAAATAAGACTTTGAGGAGTCCAAATCCTTTTCAAGTTACTGAGTCCCAATTTTAACCTTTTCAAATTGGGAAGTCTATGAAGAAACCAAAATAGAATTTGATTATTCTTTAATCCATACAAGGAAAGTCCTTCTAGTTTGTGCATTATGTGAACATTAACAATGTACTTCTGTAACCATTCTGCTTCTTTCAAGCTAAATGACATATACTCCAAGTTGTATATCACCTAAGTAAATAAACTTGTCAATATCAAAGTATACATTAAAATGTAATGATGTATTATTTTgctataagaaaaaaaaaacataatctCACATCTTTAAGAGTTGTTAATTCACATTTTTCATCTAAATAAGTCATGTTCTATATTTCCTATACAAAAAGCTTTAAAAGGAACTTTTGTTGCTTGAATCTAAACAAAATTGTTGTACCTTTTTTGTAGCTAAAACAATTGGTTGCACTTGTGAATTTGTGATTTTTGAAGTCAGCCCTTCCAACCTGCTACAATCAACTATATCCAATTTCTTCAATTGTGGCCACTCTAAAGTGTGAGTTCTTGAGTAGAAACTTCTCAACCCATATAAGTCCATCAATGATAGAGTGTTTAGACGAGGGAACTTAAAGTTGATAACATTTTCGCTCGAATGTTTGTCCCAAACAATAATCTCTTTCACTGCCCAACAAATATGTACCTCAAGGACTTCCAATTTTTCTAGATCAAGGGCAACAGAAAgtggaaatatatattttaaatttggacTCATGAAAACTCTAATGCTCCTcaagttattatattttagtattttgcaAATGTCATCCTTCCATACATTCACCAAATTTGGCAGCATTTCTAGAATTATGTTATCCAAGTTTGTTTCAATTAGATCACAAGTTTGTGGAATATTCGCAAAGTCAAATATGTTTTCTACCAAGTTacaatttgtaattattaaactaTGAAGACTTTGAAATCTTTGCCCCATATAGCTTGGAAAAATTGTAACAAGTTTGTGGCACTCTCTTATTATCAAAGAGTCCAAACTACAAAAGGAATGCAAACCAATATGGGATTTCCAAATGGTGGCAAGTTTCTCCATGCAGATGATCTCCATTTTCTTCAACTTTGGAAAAACATCAATATACTGTTATAACAAAAAGTGATTGATAGGTGAGCAATTGAAAGACCTAAACAATTCATACGATAACAACAAGATACTATTAATCAAACTCAATATTAAATGAGTGCACACACCTCTACATCTTCTGAATGAAATATATCCTCCATCACTTCACATTTACTTACAAAGAGGCTTTGAAGATTCACTAGACTTCCGGCCATGGAGCATGATagtaaatactttaaatttccACAATTTATGACATTCAATGTGagcaaattttgaaaacaatggTCAAATTGATCACTCCATATCTTTTTAATGTTGAGTGAGGATAACTCCAACCATTCTAACTTGGGAAACGAAACCTGTGTGAGCAGAAATGGTCACAACAATAAGACTTGAATTTGAAAGATGGTTTCCCTAAGAGAAATGATAAAGCTAAAATGATTatgattgtttatatttttgtaaaggaataacaacataaaaattaaacattacatATGTAATTATGATAAGATTATGACAAACCTTTTCATTGAAGAGTGGAAGGCAAGAATTGGTGACCTTGTTCTCAACGTCAGTGACAATATCCTTGTTTATATCTTGCAGGTCTTTCAATGATTGTGGACTACCAAACATCTTATCAATGACATATAAACAAGTAAATATTGGTAAAGAATTTAACGTTAGAAGTCGTAATTGGGGAAACTCAATCTTGTCATCAATGACAGTATGAGTTTGTCTTTCTTCTGAAACTATCCCCTTGAAAGAATCACAATCATACACTTCAATTGTTTCAAGCGCAATGAGAAGTCTAACAATGGAAAATGGGAAAAGGTTTACCAATTTAACACATGTTTTAATCTTGATGACTTTTAAACTGCGGAAAGAGGTCTCTGCAAGCCAATTGCCACATATTTTCTCCAAAGTATCCATTTTGTAAAGCCATATGGACTCCAATTTgggaaaaacaaataaaagttgaAATTGATCCACTGGGTTGATAATATACTTAATACCAAAATTGTTTACAATGGATAAATGTTTCAAATTTGGAAATCCTTCCACATTTAATTCATAGTAAATATCTTGAACATCATTGAGTTCTCCCAGTAGTAAACATTCAACACTTTTGAACAACATTTTAACCCATGTTTCAGAATGAATATCAATACCTTCTTTTAAGTCCAATGCCAAAAATTTCACCTCCTCGTACTTGTCAGGAATTTTGAATTCTCCCACTTTAAGCAAGTTAAGAAAGTCGAACTCACCAATGACAATCTTGTAACTATTCAAATTGTCAAAAAACAATTGCAAAAAATGGGAAGAACTTTGAATGCGTATGTCTAGATTTTGCAATTGATTCAAGTGCCTCAACTCAGACAAACTAGCATTTTCACTTTTGATATTTTCCTCAGCCCATAGTATCGGACTATCTCTGGTATAAAATTCCT
This region of Vigna unguiculata cultivar IT97K-499-35 chromosome 5, ASM411807v1, whole genome shotgun sequence genomic DNA includes:
- the LOC114183052 gene encoding uncharacterized protein LOC114183052 isoform X3, with the translated sequence MIHELEESSLLVRSYSIDRFNMHDIVRDVALLISSKEKHVFFMKDAILDEWPHEDDVKRYTAIFLLYCDINELPESIHCPRLEVLHIDNKNESLEIPDHFFESMIRLRVLVLTNVNLSCLPSSIKCLKKLRMLCLERCTLEKNLSIIGELKNLRILSLLGSNIENLPPGFGQLDKLQLFDISNCLKLREIRSNIIPRINTLEEFYTRDSPILWAEENIKSENASLSELRHLNQLQNLDIRIQSSSHFLQLFFDNLNSYKIVIGEFDFLNLLKVGEFKIPDKYEEVKFLALDLKEGIDIHSETWVKMLFKSVECLLLGELNDVQDIYYELNVEGFPNLKHLSIVNNFGIKYIINPVDQFQLLFVFPKLESIWLYKMDTLEKICGNWLAETSFRSLKVIKIKTCVKLVNLFPFSIVRLLIALETIEVYDCDSFKGIVSEERQTHTVIDDKIEFPQLRLLTLNSLPIFTCLYVIDKMFGSPQSLKDLQDINKDIVTDVENKVTNSCLPLFNEKVSFPKLEWLELSSLNIKKIWSDQFDHCFQNLLTLNVINCGNLKYLLSCSMAGSLVNLQSLFVSKCEVMEDIFHSEDVEYIDVFPKLKKMEIICMEKLATIWKSHIGLHSFCSLDSLIIRECHKLVTIFPSYMGQRFQSLHSLIITNCNLVENIFDFANIPQTCDLIETNLDNIILEMLPNLVNVWKDDICKILKYNNLRSIRVFMSPNLKYIFPLSVALDLEKLEVLEVHICWAVKEIIVWDKHSSENVINFKFPRLNTLSLMDLYGLRSFYSRTHTLEWPQLKKLDIVDCSRLEGLTSKITNSQVQPIVLATKKVIYNLEYMSFSLKEAEWLQKYIVNVHIMHKLEGLSLYGLKNNQILFWFLHRLPNLKRLKLGLSNLKRIWTPQSLISREKIGVVMQLKELELKCIWPLEEIGFEHNVLLQRVECLIIQQCTKLRNLASSPISFSYLRYLEVTNCMMRNLMTTSIAKTLVQLNTMKVISCPMIVEIVADNVEEKVEEIEFKQLKSLELVSLQNLISFSNVKNCDIKFPLLEKLIVSECFQMTKFCELQRTPKLQKIHVVVEEKEKWYWEGDLNTTLLKHFKVALEYLKHVRLIDYPETKGVRYGKPIFQDNLFNCLQKLEVDAAFKRDILIPRHVLPYLKNVKELLVHDSDTVHVIFEIDETDVKTNGMVFRLEKLTLTNLPNLKCVWNENPKEIVNFPYLQEVYVKGCGSLVTLFSLSLAKNLEKLKKLEVQECEKLVEIVEKGDAMKHGTTVIFIFPCLSILILSIMPLLSCFYLGKHHLECPLLDTLYISYCPQLKLFISNLDDGQKGAIEAPISPAQQPLFSIEILASSKLKNLQLNVKNIMLLSDAQLPPDLLYKLKVLWLCFEDYNNEKGTLPFDFFHRVPNLEHFILQTCSGVKEIFPAQKPQVHDTIFKGLKQLFLNVVPDLDWVGLEHTWVQPYSEKLELLQLYHCRRVEKIVYCAVSFINLKELQVVHCERMVYLFTFSTLKTLVKLETLIVGECESIKEIVKNEDEDGCDEIVFERLTLIQLNCLPRLVSFYSGNATLQCSCLNNVLVTECPNMTTFSLGIINVTSFKNIHTSIEDSDLLLENDLNTVIEKSFHTKDFFDYSKRMILDDYLERTGVQHKNPVISINFFGSFKKLEFDATCKRVIVIPSHILPYLRNLEELNVHSSDVVQVIFDTDETEVETRGIIFGLKKLTLKHLSNLKCVWKKNLEGIVSFSNLEEVNVDGCGSLVTLFPLSLAKNLGKLWSLELKRCEKMVEIVGREDNGTTIMFEFPRLSFLYLKNMPLLSCFYPRKHYLECPLLGSLLVECCPKLKLFTSDSDDSHKDEVIEAPIKPLQQPLFSIEKVSPKLMGLTLNEENIKLMSDARWPQDLSKLFILILSFEDDNNGKDSLPFDFFHKVPNLFYLTVQKWFGMKEIFPSQKLQVHDNVLAGLKQLSLWELSELESIGLEHTWVQPYSTKLEWLKLGTCPRVEKIVSCAVSFINLKKLSVKHCEKMEYLFTFATLKSLVKLETLSIKECESIKEIAKEEDEDGCDEMVFGRLRSIKLNFLPKLICFYSGNATLQFSYLKTVMVAKCPNMKTFSEGVTKVPIFLEIKTSKDSDLTFHDDLNTTIQR
- the LOC114183052 gene encoding uncharacterized protein LOC114183052 isoform X2; translated protein: MDAVVSTTTEGGLKIVGHVVKRQLGYFFSYKDKFKELEFYIEKLEHNKERLQHRVDNALRNAEEIENDIQHCLKEMDEKIKEYKSYINDKCHEKTICSISFFPNNFRSRYQLGRKATKMVDEIIRDELWKTSKIENVSYRESPSTNVVFSNTGYESFASRTRTMEMIMKALEDSTVDMIGVYGPGGVGKTTLVLEIAKKTREKKLFKTVVMANVTRNPDTKKIQGQIADVLGMRLEEESEIARADHIRKRLKNEKENVLIILDDLWDGLDLNKLGIPCNDDNLDDVSQNEVNDIFDGGYNDNISNFGYNKTKPKKLPEVYLNKMKREKLSSSYKGGKILLTSRNKQVLCNQMDVQLSSTFSVGVLEEKEAETLLKKVADVKNSEFDRNATEIAKWSAGFPIALVSIGRTLKHKSLSTWDDVCQQIKRQSFTEKWGFTNFSIKLSYDYLENEELKCIFLHCARMGNDALIMDLVKFCIGLNLLPGVDTITEARKRVKEMIHELEESSLLVRSYSIDRFNMHDIVRDVALLISSKEKHVFFMKDAILDEWPHEDDVKRYTAIFLLYCDINELPESIHCPRLEVLHIDNKNESLEIPDHFFESMIRLRVLVLTNVNLSCLPSSIKCLKKLRMLCLERCTLEKNLSIIGELKNLRILSLLGSNIENLPPGFGQLDKLQLFDISNCLKLREIRSNIIPRINTLEEFYTRDSPILWAEENIKSENASLSELRHLNQLQNLDIRIQSSSHFLQLFFDNLNSYKIVIGEFDFLNLLKVGEFKIPDKYEEVKFLALDLKEGIDIHSETWVKMLFKSVECLLLGELNDVQDIYYELNVEGFPNLKHLSIVNNFGIKYIINPVDQFQLLFVFPKLESIWLYKMDTLEKICGNWLAETSFRSLKVIKIKTCVKLVNLFPFSIVRLLIALETIEVYDCDSFKGIVSEERQTHTVIDDKIEFPQLRLLTLNSLPIFTCLYVIDKMFGSPQSLKDLQDINKDIVTDVENKVTNSCLPLFNEKVSFPKLEWLELSSLNIKKIWSDQFDHCFQNLLTLNVINCGNLKYLLSCSMAGSLVNLQSLFVSKCEVMEDIFHSEDVEYIDVFPKLKKMEIICMEKLATIWKSHIGLHSFCSLDSLIIRECHKLVTIFPSYMGQRFQSLHSLIITNCNLVENIFDFANIPQTCDLIETNLDNIILEMLPNLVNVWKDDICKILKYNNLRSIRVFMSPNLKYIFPLSVALDLEKLEVLEVHICWAVKEIIVWDKHSSENVINFKFPRLNTLSLMDLYGLRSFYSRTHTLEWPQLKKLDIVDCSRLEGLTSKITNSQVQPIVLATKKVALEYLKHVRLIDYPETKGVRYGKPIFQDNLFNCLQKLEVDAAFKRDILIPRHVLPYLKNVKELLVHDSDTVHVIFEIDETDVKTNGMVFRLEKLTLTNLPNLKCVWNENPKEIVNFPYLQEVYVKGCGSLVTLFSLSLAKNLEKLKKLEVQECEKLVEIVEKGDAMKHGTTVIFIFPCLSILILSIMPLLSCFYLGKHHLECPLLDTLYISYCPQLKLFISNLDDGQKGAIEAPISPAQQPLFSIEILASSKLKNLQLNVKNIMLLSDAQLPPDLLYKLKVLWLCFEDYNNEKGTLPFDFFHRVPNLEHFILQTCSGVKEIFPAQKPQVHDTIFKGLKQLFLNVVPDLDWVGLEHTWVQPYSEKLELLQLYHCRRVEKIVYCAVSFINLKELQVVHCERMVYLFTFSTLKTLVKLETLIVGECESIKEIVKNEDEDGCDEIVFERLTLIQLNCLPRLVSFYSGNATLQCSCLNNVLVTECPNMTTFSLGIINVTSFKNIHTSIEDSDLLLENDLNTVIEKSFHTKDFFDYSKRMILDDYLERTGVQHKNPVISINFFGSFKKLEFDATCKRVIVIPSHILPYLRNLEELNVHSSDVVQVIFDTDETEVETRGIIFGLKKLTLKHLSNLKCVWKKNLEGIVSFSNLEEVNVDGCGSLVTLFPLSLAKNLGKLWSLELKRCEKMVEIVGREDNGTTIMFEFPRLSFLYLKNMPLLSCFYPRKHYLECPLLGSLLVECCPKLKLFTSDSDDSHKDEVIEAPIKPLQQPLFSIEKVSPKLMGLTLNEENIKLMSDARWPQDLSKLFILILSFEDDNNGKDSLPFDFFHKVPNLFYLTVQKWFGMKEIFPSQKLQVHDNVLAGLKQLSLWELSELESIGLEHTWVQPYSTKLEWLKLGTCPRVEKIVSCAVSFINLKKLSVKHCEKMEYLFTFATLKSLVKLETLSIKECESIKEIAKEEDEDGCDEMVFGRLRSIKLNFLPKLICFYSGNATLQFSYLKTVMVAKCPNMKTFSEGVTKVPIFLEIKTSKDSDLTFHDDLNTTIQR